The genome window AGAGATTAAATTATAATCTTTTTTTTGGCTAAAAAATATAAGAGGCTTGAGCAGGCCTCCGACAGAATTGACCGTGCTTGTCCCCGCTTTGGCGGCGACGTGCTTATGGAGGCGTTTATGCCACTCACTTTCCTGTCCTCCGGTCAGAAATGGTCGGTCCCCATCCTTGTGGCCGCAGGCCTGTTTCCTCTGGCGCTGGCCGCGCAGGACCAGCCTGACACCCCCGAAACTGTGCAGGTCGCGCTTGCAGGCTTCACACTGGAACCGGAACGCACCGAAACCGGCGCGCTGGTGCTGGATGAAGCGGGCGCGCCCGTCATGCAGCGCATCGCGCTCGATGACAGTGTCGTCACCCCCGGTGATCAGGTGCTTTATGTCATCACGGTCGACAACCCGACCGCAGAACCCGCGGTGAACCTGCAGCTTGGCGTGCAGGTCGCCGCCGAATTGCTGCTGGACCCCGACAGCTTCATCGGCCCCGAGGGGCTGGTCGTGGAATGGGCCGGTTCCGAAGAATTAACGAGCTTTAGCCCCATTTTCGTCGAAATTGAGGGCGAAACTGTCATGAATGCCGATCTCGATGACTTGCGCGCGCTGCGGCTGACACTGCCGGAACTGCCGCCTGCCGAGGAATTCAGCGTCGAATATACCGTAACCCTGCGCTGATTTGGACAGCGTCTTCGTGTAAATGAGGAGTATCCCCATGATCCCCAATCCCTTCAGAACTCTTGCCCTGAGCACGGCGCTGGCCGTGTTCGCGGGCGGCGCGATGGCGCAGACAGCGCCGAATACAGTTGTGACCAACACAATTGACCTGACCTACAACAGCGGTGCAAATACAGATGCCGTAACGCAGAACGATGCGGCATCGGTTACATTCAATGTTGACCGCAAGGTTGATGTCGTCGTGGCCGCCCTGACCGGCAGCGGCGTCTTCAACGCTGTGCCTGGGCAAGAAGTCACCCTGTCATATCGGGTTCAGAACGAGGGCAACGACACTCAAGGCTTCGTGATCGGCGTTGTTGACGGCGGGAATATCGGTGTCGCAGGTGGGTTAACCTACAGCGAAACGGCGACGACAACCGAGGGCGAATATTACGTCATGATCAGCACGGACGGGACTGTTGCTGGCGGGACGGTTTACAATGTGACCGACGGCCTTAGTGCAGGTGATCTGAACGCCGGCGAGGAGTATTATGTTTTGATCATTGCGAATGTTCCAATCGGCGCCACGGACGGGCAGCTTGATGATTTCATCGTGACCGCGACAGCGACCACCGCTGTCGGCAACACGCCTGTGGTAGAGGATCGTTCGCAAGGCCTGACGGGTGTGAACACGGTTTTTGTAGATGCTGCCTCGGACTCGACGCGCACATCAAGCGAGATCGACCCAGCAACCAACGGCAAGGCCGCTGACGAGACCCGAATCCTGATCACGGCGCCTGTTATTGTAGCAGAAAAGACAGTTGTGGTTCTGGACGAAAACCTGCCGGGCAGTACGTTTGATTGTGCCGCAGGTGGTACCGCAACCGGATCGCCCCTAGCGGCCATCCCGGGAGCCTGTCTCGAATACACAATCGAAATAAGGAATGACAGCACCGAGAATGGGGGAACGGCCGCAGGCACACTCGAGATCACAGATGTTATTCCGGCCAACACGACTTATGCAGGTCACACGCCAAACGACTTCACGATTACGGAGAATGGAACACCTGTGACGTCCATCATCGCAGAGTTGGCCACGCTTGCAGCCGGTGAAACGAAATCCTTCACCATCCGCGTCACCATCGACTGACGCCCCCCGGCGCGCGGCACCTTGTTCGCCGCGCGCCGCCTGTATCCAGCACTGATCGGCCTTGTCCCATGTTTCGTTTGCTTTCAGTTGCCATAGGCGCGCTTGGCGCCGCTACGGTCTCGCTCGGCATGGCCGCGGCGCAGACGCCGATGGGGACGGAGGTGCTGAACACCGCCCATGTCACATGGCAGGCAGGCGGGATCGATCAGGGCGCAGGGCTTGCCCCCGAGGCCAGCTTTACCGTCGCCCGCCCGCCCCGGACCGATGCCGTGCTGACCGCATGGGAGCTGGACAAGGGCCTGACCGATGGCCCGTTCGAGAACATCCTCTTTCCTGCAGGCGATTACTGGCAAAACGCGTTTGATTCACTGCCCGAACCTGTGGACCGCTCGACCCTGACCGGTGATCCCACCCCCATTGACCGCAGCCAGCCCCTGCGCGTGTTCCGCACCGACCGTATCCGGCTGGGTGTGCCGGTCTTCTTCACGCTGGAAGATGCCGGGCTGAACATGGACCCGAATGCGGTCGAAACCGTGGTCGTCACCCTGACCGACGCGGTGACCGGCGACCGCGAAGAGCTACGCTTTTATGAAACCGGCCCCGATACCGGCATCTTCACAGCCTGGATCAACACCACCGATGACACCTCGCCCCGCGGCGACGGGCAGCTTGCGACACAGGCATTTTCGGTCATCACCGCGCAATATGAGGAAACCACCAACACGATCAACAATCTGGAAGTCGATGTCGGCGTTGGCCCGATCGACCCGTTCGGGCTGGTCTTTGACAGCCAGAGTGGCGCGCCACTCAGCGGGATCGAGCTGACGCTGATCGACATGGCCACCGGTGCCCCTGCGACTGTCTTCGGTGATGACATGGTGGCAGATTATCCGGCCACGCTGGTCACGGGCGGGCAGGTCAGCGACAGTTCCGGGCGGGTCTATGACTTTGCCCCTGGTGAATACCGCTTTCCTTACGTCGCGCCGGGGACATATCGCATCGAGATCACGCAGAGCGATTTCGACACGCATGGCGCCCCGTCGCAGGTCAGCGATGCGGATCTGGACCAGCTGGACATAGCGCCTGTCATCGTGGACGGCTCTCGGCTGGAGAGGTTCAATGTGGTGCCCGGCCCGCCCTTGCGCATTGATATTCCGATGGATGCTCTGGCGCTTGCCCAGATCACCCGCACGGCATCCCATGGAGATGCGTCGATTGGTGAATTTTTTGAATATACCGTGACCGTCACCCCCTCTGAATCCGGTGTGCTGACGATTTTCGATACATTGCCGAACGGGGTGGCCTATCTGTCCGGCACGCTGCTGGTCGATGGCCAGCCCGTGACTCCGCAAATTCTGTCGGGTGGGCAACGGCTGCGCTATGATCTGCCTGCCGTGGCTGCGGGGCAGACCATGACCATCACTTATGGCGCGCAGGTGGTGCCACCGGCACAGCCGGGCGACAACCTGCGCTCGGTCAGCGAAATCCGCACGGCCGGCACGCGCTGGATGCGCGACGATCATGTCTTGCGCGTGCGCGATGCGTTCCGGCTGGATCAGGTGGCCATCCTTGGCCAGATCAGCGCAGGCGGCTGTGATGGGCCAAATCCGGGCTATGATCTGTCAGGCATCCGCGTTCTGTTGGAAAACGGCGAATATGCAATCACCGACAGTGACGGGCGCTTCACGTTTCGCGACATCTATCGCCGCCCGCGCGTGGTGCAGATGGATGTGACCACCCTGCCGCCCGGTGCGCGGCCGGTGCTGTGCTATGCCTCGACCCGCAGCGCGGGCAGTGCGATTTCGCAATTCGTGGAATTGCGCCCCGGCATGATGGGACGGGTCGAGTTTTATCTGGAATTCGACGAAGAGGACGAAAGCCTCTTCGAGCCTGAACCACCCGCACAGCCTGAACAATCGGCCCTGCTGCGCTTCGATCAGGACTGGCTTGACCGGAATGCTGCGCGTCATGGCGCGGGCTTTCTGGCCCCGGCGGCGCGCCATCTGCCCCGGTCAGAGGCCATCGATGTGGTCTATCTGCGCCCGGCAGGCAGCCCGTCCGAGCTTCTGGTCAATGACGAAGCCGTGCCGGGCATCCGGCGCGAACCATCGATCCGGTCCTCTGATGGCCGCTGGGAAATGATCCGCTACCGCGCCGTGCGGATCAGCGAGGGGCGCAATGCGCTCTCGCTGCGCATCACCAATGCGGACGGCCAGACGCAGCATGCCAGCACGCGCGAAGTGCTTTACGGGTTGCGGCCCGCGCAGCTGGAACTGGTGCGCGCAGCCAGCACATTGGAGAGCGACGGGCGCAGCGAGCCGCAGGTCACCATGCGCCTGACCGACCCTTCCGGCATCCCGATCCGCCCCGGCACGCAGGTCACTGTCAGCGTGGAACAGCCTTTCGGCTTTGCACCCACAGGGCCGGTGCGGCGCTCTTCCCCGGCATCCGAGCGTGCGCCACAAGCGCGCATCACCGCCACGGTGGAGGATGACGGGATCATCAAAGTGGCGCTTGCCCCGGTGCTCGAAGGGGGCACGGCGCGCATCTCGGTTCCCGCCACAGGGCGCGATCTCAGCCTGCGGGTGCCGATCTCTGCTGCAAATCGCCCCTGGGTGCTGGTGGGCCTGGCCGAAGGCACACTTGCGCATAAACGCGTCCGCGAGCACATGCGCCGCGATGGCGAGATCGGTAATGCGCTCTCTGGCCGTGTGGCGCTCTTTGCCGAAGGGGTGATCAAGGGCGAATGGTTGCTCACGCTGCGCTATGACAGCGCGCAGGATGGCGACGATTTCTACGGCATCGACCCGGATGCCGATTACATCGTCTATGGCGACCGTTCCACACAGGGCAATGCCGCGCAAAGCCGCTTCCCGCTCTATCTGCGGCTGCGCAAGGAAGGGGCGGAATTCCTGATCGGGGATTTCAACACCAATCTGAATGCAGGCGGGATTGCGATCAACCAGCAGGTCACAGGCGCGCGCGCGGTGTTTGAAGATGAGGACTGGCGCGTCATGGCCTTTGCCGCGCAGACATCAAACCGGCTGGTTGAGGATCGCATAGCCCTGAATGGCACGATCGGCCCCTATCAGCTTAGCCGCGCGGATGTGATCCCGCATTCGCAGACGGTGCGGCTGGTCACGGTCTCGCGCTTTGATACCTCCGAGGAGCTGGAAAGCCGCATATTGGTCGCGGGCACGGATTATGTGCTCAGCTACCAGACTGGCCAGATCTTCCTGCGCCGCCCCATCCCGGCCTTCACGCCCGATCTGAACCGCCATGTGCTGGTCATCGATTACGAGGCCGATGCCGATCTGCGCAATGCGCTGATCGCGGGTATCCGCGCCGAGGCCGAATTGTCACCCCGCCTGCGTGCAGGGGCGACTGCCGTCCATGCCCGCCGGGTCGAAGGCCAAAGCCTGAATATCACGCTGATGGGGTTTGATCTCAGCTACAAGGCCACAGATGAGCTGACACTCAGCGCCGAGGTGCTTTATGCGCGGCGCAATTTCGCGGCCCATACCGATACCGGCCTGCGCAGCGAAGTGCGCGCCGAGTTCGAGCGCGAGGGCACGCAGGTTGCGGCCTATCTGCGCCGCCAGCGCGGGCATGTCAGCCTGACGGCATCCGATAGCGCGATTGATACGACTGTGGCGGGGATCAGCCTGCGCCATCAGATCTGGGCCGATCCCGACACCCCATCCGAGGGCTGGTTCATCGAGGGCCGCGCCACAGCGGAAAATGACCGCGTCAATGCCACGCGCAAACGCGATGGCGAAGTGCTCCTGACCCGCGCGCGCGAACGCACCACCCAGTCGCTGGGCTTTCGCGGCATCCATGGCCGCGGTGCCGACCAAACGCGCGATTTGCGACTGGTCTATCGCGGCACGGGCCAGTCCGAGGATGGCCGCCTGACACAAGCGCTTGGCACGGAAGTGTCGCTGCGCCCCGATGGCGCGCGGGCGGGCGACAAGCTGGAACTGAGCTTTGGCTATGCGCTGACCGAACGCTGGGAGGTCTTCGGCACATTCGAGGTCGAAAGCCAGCGCGCCACCGGGATCGAGGCGCGCCGCGCCACATTCGGCGCCGAATTCACCCCGAAAGAGGGGCGCAGCTACCGCACGGCGCTGTCCTGGGCCGGGAATGGCCAGCGGCAGGGGCAGGCGCTGTTTCTGGGCGCGGACCATGATTACACGCTTGATGAGGGGCTGAGCGCCTATCTGGGCGGCGATATCCAGTGGGATCTGGGCGCGGCGGGCGTGCCGATGGGCCAGTCCATCGGCAACCCCTATATTGCGGAAAGCTTCATCGCGCTGCGTGGTGGCCTGCGCTATGAGCAGGACAGCTGGGGCGCGGGGCTGGACAGTGAATGGCGGCGCACCCGCAACGCCCAGACCGCCAATCTGCGCTTTCGCATGGATGGCGAACTCTCCGAGGACTGGAGCGCGGGCGCTGAAGCCTTTCTTGGTCTGACCCGCAACAGTGGCGCAAACTGGCGGCATGATCTGAAACTACTGGCCTCTGCCGCGCATCGGGCTGGCCCGCGCGATCCGATCACGCTGTTGCAGGGCGAATTGCGCCAACGCTCGCAGGGCGGGATCGACAGCACCACGGCGATTGCCTCGGTTTACCGCTCTCAGTACCTGTCAGACACGGAATTTCTGAACCTGCGCTACGGGCTGAAACATGACCGGGCCAAACTGCGCACAGGCACGGTCACGGACTGGATGAACCTTGTGGGCGCGGAATATCGCCGCGACCTGTCCGAGACATTCGACATTGGTCTGCATGGCAGCGTCATGCATGCCGCGCGCACCGGGCGGGTGTCGCATAGCGCGGGTGTGTCACTGGGGCTGACGCCGTTCGAGAATGGCTGGCTGTCGCTGGGCTATAATTTCACGGGCTTCCACGATCCCGATTTCTCGGCGCTTGGTCACACCGACACAGGTCCATTCGTGCAATTTCGCATGAAATTCGATGCTGACAGCCTGCGGGGGATGTTTAAATGAACGCAGTCGGGTCATTCTCAACCGTTGCAGCATTGCTGACCAGTGTCATCCTGCTGCTGCCGCAAAACGCCGCGGCCGATGCTGTTTGTACAGAGGACTTTGCCACTGGCGGTGATGACATATCTCTTATTACAGTTGGCGATAACCAATACTGCGTACACGTATTCACTGAAAGCGGTGATTTCGAGCCGCTAGAACCCTTGCAGGATGTCGATTATCTTATCGTTGGCGGCGGCGGCAGCGGTGGTAGCGCTGGCCCCTTTGGCGGCGGTGGCGGCGGTGGCGCCGGGGGGATGCTGGAAGGGAGCATCAACGCCCTTTCGGATGTTTCTTACGCGATTACCGTTGGGCAGGGTGGTGCTTCCATCTTTGCGAATCACACAGCCGGAAATAGCGGCGAAAACTCAAGCGCTTTTGGCTTCACGGCAATTGGCGGTGGGAGCGGCGGTTCAGGCAACACTGGCGGCGGCAATGGGGGTGGGCCAACCTCAGGTGGGTCAGGCGGGGGCCAAGGCACTATCTCAACCACGGTTGTCCTCGTGGGTGATGTTTCTGGAACGCAGAACCAAGGTAATGATGGCGGCACAGCAAGTCCGCCAAGCGGTGGTGGTGGTGGCGGCGCCGGGGCGCCTGGTGGTTCGCCCCCCAATACTGCCACAGCTGCGAATGGTGGTGATGGCCTGGCCTCTTCCATAACCGGCAACGAAGTTTTCTATGCCGGCGGCGGTGCAGGCTCTGGGCCGACCAGCACCGGGAACAACGCCACAGCGATTAGTCCACCTCGCGGTGACGGGGGGAGCGGCGGCGGCGGCGGTGAGGGTGCGATCGACGGTGTTGACGGTAAAGGCGGCGGTGGTGCCGGGGGGCTGAGTAATGTTGCGCGCTCCGGCGCGGGCGGTTCTGGCATAGTCGTGGTGCGCTACTTGATCAACACGCGACCCACGGCTGATGCGGGTGCAGATGCGACAGCGGTGGCCTTTCAGCCCTTCACGCTGGACGGTAGTGGAACGACCGATCCCGACGGACCGACCGTTGAGGGGAACATTGTCAGCTATCAATGGGCGCAGACTGTGGGCACATCCGTGACCTTGTCCGACGCTTCAGAAATCAGCCCCAGCTTCACGCCCCCACAGCCTGCGAATGGTGCGCCGTCCGAAATCCTTACCTTTGAGCTGACAGTCACGGACGCGTTCGAACTAACCCATACCGATACCGTCACGATCACCCTGCTAGGGGTGGCGGTGCTGGAGGCCTCGAAAACCGTTTCGGTCTTTTCCGAGGATGGCAGCGATTGCGATGATTTCAACGCAACCGCCCCGGCAGAGCCTGCATTGCCTGCCGCGATCCCCGGTGCCTGTATTGAATATGAGATCACGGTCGAAAATACCGGCCCGGTCGCGGCTGAGACCATTACGCTGTCCGATACATTGCCCAACCACCTAACTTTTGTGGCCGCTGAACTGGGCAGCAATTGGGACGGACCACCTACGCTCACCACACCCGGCTGCCCCAGTCCAAGCTGTCAGGTGCTTATCGAGGATGGCGTTCTCAACGCGAACACAACCGCGACGATCACCATCCGCGCCACAATCAACTGACTAGTTCGGCCGGGCTTGCCAAATAGCGCGATCTGATCACCTTGACGACTTCTGGCATTAAAATCAGCATAATTGCTACGCCCGCCACAACACCACCCAACGGCATTATGCTGCGCAAAGCCCGAACGGCAGCTTCGAAGCATCGCCATGCGGCTGGCGGACTTTCTGGAAAGGCCGAGCACCGCGGCAATGACGCGCGACTTTGCAAACTCCGCTCCATGCCAACTGCGGCTGTTGTGGGGTGGGGGGCGGAGGGGAGGCGACTGGCCGCTTTCTCAAGATGCTGCAACTGCATTGCTGCAAGGTCACAGTCGGCTTTCCGCCCTTCGCGTCGATCATGCTGCAACCGCGAAGGATTTTTCCCCTTTGACGAATGTCCGCCAGATCCTGCTCTGCTAATTGTCTCTCAGTCGCACATTGGGAACCTTGTGGTAGGTAGGAGAACGCTCGATTTGAGCAGAACGGCAACCTGAATTCAGTATTTTTCAATTCCGGCCACAGCAGAGCTTGTACTTGCGGCCTGATCCGCATGAGCAAGGATCGTTCCGACCGGGGCGGGGTACTGCCCTGTGCGGCATGCCAGAAAGATTGGCAGCTACCGTGCCAGCCAGTTCAGGGCGCGATTGGTGCAGGATCGATGCGACACAGTTCGGAATCAGGTCGGGTGCCTCAATGTCGATTTCATCTATCTCGTCTTCCGTGAACTTGCTCTTACCGGTGTAAATGTCCTGCAGCGTCCTCAGGAAGATCATCGTGGTTTGAGTTTCTTCATCGGCACTGTCGAACAGGTTTTCCCATGCAGCCGGCCGCAATTCCATCGCGCGTGTGAACCCATCTATCCAAGGCTCCCAGAACGTCTCATCGCTGTTTGGGTCCACCTCGTAGATCGGCTCGATCAAGAGTGAGCGGGTCATGGCTTCCGCCACGGAATTGTGATGCGTCATCACGGCGCCGATCGTTTCTTCCGCTGCCTCTTGATCGGCGAAATGTGCCTCACTGGTTTCGCCCCATACATCTGGGAGCCATTCCGATGGCGGTATCATCTCAGGACAAGCCAGAATGCCGGTAATATAGCCGTCGAGTTCGCTGAGCGTCATGGCCATGTTATCGACCGGCAGCGCATGCAGGAGTTCATTCAAACGATCCAGCCGTTTCTCTTCTTTATTCATGCCACGTCCTTTTGATCTTGCCCTCCTGATACTCAAATTGCGCCAAAAGGTGAAGCCGGGGAGAAGAAGTGATGTGATTGGTTTTGCACGTTTCATCATGCCAGCCACTCGTTCAGCTTCGACCAGCGCTGTCGCCCTGAAACGTTCTTCACGGCGATTGCCACCGCCTTCTTCTGGCCAACGAGGACAACGAGCTTCTTGCCGCGCGTGACGCCGGTGTAGATCAGATTACGCTGCAGCATGGCGTAGTGCTGGGTCATGACAGGGATAACCACCGCAGGATATTCCGATCCCTGGCTCTTGTGGATAGTGGCCGCATAGGCTGGAATCAGCGTGTCGAGTTCGCCAAAGACGAAGGTCACGGTGCGGCCATCGAAATTAACGGCAACCTCACCATCGTCGAAATCGACATCCTCGATCATGCCGATGTCGCCGTTATAGACGTCCTTGTCATAGTCGTTCTCGATCTGCATGACCTTGTCGCCTGGCGCAAATGTCCAGCCGAAGCGCTCTACCTTTTTCTCTCCAGCCGGGTTTAGCGCGGCCTGCAACTCGATGTTGAGCGAGCGCGCCCCGACACCGCCGCGGTTCATGGGGCAGAGGACCTGGATGTCTTTGATCGGATCGAAGCCGAAACGCTGCGGGATGCGCTTGGCCACCAGCTCGACAATGCGCGGCACGGCCTGCTCGGGATCCGCGGCCGGCACGAAATAGAAATCCGCCTCCCCATCGGGCTTGCCAAGATCGGGCAGCTGCCCCGAGTTGATGGCATGCGCCGTGGTGATGATCTTGCTCTGCACCGCCTGCCGGAACACTTCGGTCAGGCGCACCACAGGCACTGCGCCCGAGCCGATAATGTCGGCCAGCGCCTGGCCAGGTCCTACCGAGGGCAACTGGTCGATATCGCCAACGATCAGCAGTGCAGCTGTGCTGGGCACGGCCTTAAGGAGCGACTGCATCAAAAGCACGTCGACCATCGAACTCTCGTCGATGACCAGCAGGTCACAGTCGAGCGGGTTCTCCTCGTTGCGCTTGAAGCCGAAGGCCTTCGGGTCGAATTCGAGAAGCCGGTGGATGGTCTTGGCCTCCATCCCGGTGGCCTCAGTCATACGCTTGGCCGCGCGGCCCGTAGGCGCGCAGAGCAACAGCTTCACGGCCTTGGCTGCGAGGATGCGCAGGATCGAATTCACGATCGTGGTCTTGCCGACACCGGGACCGCCGGTGATCACCATGAGTTTTGAGCGCAGCGCCAGCCGGATCGCCTCGGCTTGGCTGGCAGCAAGGGTGAGGCTGGTCTTCTGCTCGATCCATGGCAGGGCTTTGTCCGCATCGATCTCAGGCCAGGGCAGGGCGCCTGAACGGATGCGCTTCACATGATCGGAAATATTCCGCTCGGCGTGATAAAGCCCGGTTAGGAATATACAGTCGGTCTCGCCCACACGATCGGCTGTCACGGTCTCTTCGGCCAGTTCCTCTTGTAGCGCGCTCTCGATCAAAGGTGCAGGAACTTCGAGAAGTTTGCCTGCCAGCCCGATCAACTCTGCCCGGGGCAGGCCACAATGACCGTCGCCCATGGCTTCACTCAGGGCAAAGGAAATTCCCGCGCGCACGCGGATCATCGCAGTCTTCTCGATGCCCAGCTTCTCGGCGATCAGGTCGGCTGTGCGGAAACCTATCCCCCGGATATCCTTTGCCAGCCGATATGGGTTCTCGCTCATCACCTGCACGGCGTCTGTGCCATAGGTCTTGAAGATCCGCACTGCGCGCGCTGTGCCCACGCCATGCTGATGCAGAAAGACCATGATCTCGCGGATCACCTTCTGATCCGCCCATCCGGCGGTAATCTTGCTCGCACGCATGGGGCCGATGCCCGTGACTTCGCGGAGCCGCTCGGGCATGGCCTCGATGATGTCGAACACATCCTTGCCGAAGGCCTTGACCAGCCGCTTGGCATAGACGGGCCCGATCCCACGGATCATGCCGGAGCCGAGGTATTTCTCGATGCCGTCCACCGTCGAAGGGGCGGAGGTCTTCAGGAAATGCGCCTTGAACTGCAGCCCGTGGGTGCGGTCGTTCAGCCACATGCCAGACGCCGTGATCCATTCGCCCGCCGAGATCATCGCGGCATGGCCCACGGTGGTCACCAGATCCTGGTGCCCCCGCGCCTTCACGCGCAGAACGCAGAACCCGTTCTCGGAATTGTGGAATGTCACCCGCTCCACCAGACCGGCCAGAACTTCCGTGGTGCTCGCCCTATCGTTCACTCAACGACCTTGATCGCCGATTTGCCTTTACGTGCTGTTTCGGCCATGGCCCTATCGAATTCAGAACGAGGTAAGTTGACCAACGCGAAGCGTTTTTTCTGCCAGGGGCGGTCTTCATCTAGCGCCTCGATGACGAGTTCCACGTTATGATCATTGACAAATACTTCGACGGTAATCTGGTCATCCTCAAAATCGACCTCATGGCGACAGCCGTTGTTTCCGCGAATTATCACATGAGCCATTTCACATCTCCCGCCTATACCTGCGCACACGCCGGGTGATGCTAACCTCCTCGACAGTGCGTTCATAGGGGAAAGGTTCTGTCGCAAATTTTCAGTCAGGTTGAGATCAGGCTGGCGCTGGACATAATTATGCTGCGAGCTGGGCGAACTGCTGGAATGCGGTCATGCCGTTGGCGCCGAATTGTCCCTTACGGATCATATGCGCGGTCTCGATTCCTTCAAGCGTAGCAGACGCCGAATGGAATGCCTTGAAGCCGAGCATTCGACCTGTGATGCGCTTGATGAACCGGTGGTCCTGCTCGAGGATATTGTTCAGGTATTTGACCTGCAGGATCTTGATGGTCTGCCCAGTTACTGTGAATTTGAGGGTCACATTCACGGCTTCCAGGCCCGCCAGATTTGCCCCACTTTTGTCGATAACGATGCGGTCGGGGATGCCGTTGTTGCCGATTGCACGCCGGAAGAAGCGCCGCGCCGCCGGCTTGTCACGCCGCTCAGATAACATGAAATCAAGGGTTTGGCCGTTCCGATCCACCGCGCGGTAGTGATACATCCACTTGCCCTTAACCTTGATATAGGTTTCATCCATCCGCCATGAGATGGCCGTCGGGCGCTTTTTCGCCTGAGCTTTTGACGCAATCAATGGGGAGTACTTGACCACCCAACGGTTCAAGGTTGCGTGGTCAACATCGACACCGCGCTCCTGCATTATCTCTTCGAGGTCACGATAGGACACAGGGTAGCGTAGATAGAAAAACACTGCGAACAAGACCACCGATTTCGGGTAATGTGCGCCCTTGAAGTCAATCATCGTTACCGTCCAATTATCACAGTGAAATCAACTCCTACAGCGCAGCATCATGCCGTGCTACCCGCATGAACGAAATATTTGCGACAGAACCCATCGAAAATGGGCCGTGATGTCGCACTTGCACAAGTTGCCATTATACTCAGGGCGACGGCAGAACACCTGCATAGACCGCGAGGCCGGTCACGAAAACGGATGCCACGGTGAAAAGTTGAAAGAGAGCGAAACGTTCCTTCCAACCGGTGCCTTCGCCGGCGCTCTGATTGCCGCGATTCGACCATTTCTGTTTTGACAGGTGAAAGATCATGTAGATCTTCACACCCGCGTTGATGAATTGGTTGAAATACAGGATGAAGGGCCAGGTCAGATCAGGCTTGCGGGCGTAGGTGTAGAGCACGGTTGACAGAACCAGCCGCGACGCCACCAACCAGATCAGAACATTCCAGAAATAAATTGGGTCTATCATCGTGGCAAAGACTGCAAGCAAGGGGCTGACCATCATCGTCCACATGGCGATCCTCTGATCGACGATGCACCACCAGATGAAGAACGGCATCGCACGGGGTCCGAGTGCTATCGCACGCGCGCCATTGCGAAGCATATTGCCCGACCAACGGCGGAAGTTCTGCACCATCCGCTCCATCCCCGACCCCTTGATGACCTCGATCGTGTAGACTGTGGCGTCGGGCACATAGGTCATCTTTGCGCGCTTCGAAAGCAGATGGTACCATGTCGATTTGTCGTCGCCTGACAGAAAGCGGAACCGGCCCCAAAGCCAGTGATCCAGATGGTCGG of Roseinatronobacter monicus contains these proteins:
- a CDS encoding UPF0149 family protein; the encoded protein is MMKRAKPITSLLLPGFTFWRNLSIRRARSKGRGMNKEEKRLDRLNELLHALPVDNMAMTLSELDGYITGILACPEMIPPSEWLPDVWGETSEAHFADQEAAEETIGAVMTHHNSVAEAMTRSLLIEPIYEVDPNSDETFWEPWIDGFTRAMELRPAAWENLFDSADEETQTTMIFLRTLQDIYTGKSKFTEDEIDEIDIEAPDLIPNCVASILHQSRPELAGTVAANLSGMPHRAVPRPGRNDPCSCGSGRKYKLCCGRN
- the recD2 gene encoding SF1B family DNA helicase RecD2 — protein: MNDRASTTEVLAGLVERVTFHNSENGFCVLRVKARGHQDLVTTVGHAAMISAGEWITASGMWLNDRTHGLQFKAHFLKTSAPSTVDGIEKYLGSGMIRGIGPVYAKRLVKAFGKDVFDIIEAMPERLREVTGIGPMRASKITAGWADQKVIREIMVFLHQHGVGTARAVRIFKTYGTDAVQVMSENPYRLAKDIRGIGFRTADLIAEKLGIEKTAMIRVRAGISFALSEAMGDGHCGLPRAELIGLAGKLLEVPAPLIESALQEELAEETVTADRVGETDCIFLTGLYHAERNISDHVKRIRSGALPWPEIDADKALPWIEQKTSLTLAASQAEAIRLALRSKLMVITGGPGVGKTTIVNSILRILAAKAVKLLLCAPTGRAAKRMTEATGMEAKTIHRLLEFDPKAFGFKRNEENPLDCDLLVIDESSMVDVLLMQSLLKAVPSTAALLIVGDIDQLPSVGPGQALADIIGSGAVPVVRLTEVFRQAVQSKIITTAHAINSGQLPDLGKPDGEADFYFVPAADPEQAVPRIVELVAKRIPQRFGFDPIKDIQVLCPMNRGGVGARSLNIELQAALNPAGEKKVERFGWTFAPGDKVMQIENDYDKDVYNGDIGMIEDVDFDDGEVAVNFDGRTVTFVFGELDTLIPAYAATIHKSQGSEYPAVVIPVMTQHYAMLQRNLIYTGVTRGKKLVVLVGQKKAVAIAVKNVSGRQRWSKLNEWLA
- a CDS encoding IS6 family transposase encodes the protein MIDFKGAHYPKSVVLFAVFFYLRYPVSYRDLEEIMQERGVDVDHATLNRWVVKYSPLIASKAQAKKRPTAISWRMDETYIKVKGKWMYHYRAVDRNGQTLDFMLSERRDKPAARRFFRRAIGNNGIPDRIVIDKSGANLAGLEAVNVTLKFTVTGQTIKILQVKYLNNILEQDHRFIKRITGRMLGFKAFHSASATLEGIETAHMIRKGQFGANGMTAFQQFAQLAA
- a CDS encoding glycine-rich domain-containing protein, with translation MNAVGSFSTVAALLTSVILLLPQNAAADAVCTEDFATGGDDISLITVGDNQYCVHVFTESGDFEPLEPLQDVDYLIVGGGGSGGSAGPFGGGGGGGAGGMLEGSINALSDVSYAITVGQGGASIFANHTAGNSGENSSAFGFTAIGGGSGGSGNTGGGNGGGPTSGGSGGGQGTISTTVVLVGDVSGTQNQGNDGGTASPPSGGGGGGAGAPGGSPPNTATAANGGDGLASSITGNEVFYAGGGAGSGPTSTGNNATAISPPRGDGGSGGGGGEGAIDGVDGKGGGGAGGLSNVARSGAGGSGIVVVRYLINTRPTADAGADATAVAFQPFTLDGSGTTDPDGPTVEGNIVSYQWAQTVGTSVTLSDASEISPSFTPPQPANGAPSEILTFELTVTDAFELTHTDTVTITLLGVAVLEASKTVSVFSEDGSDCDDFNATAPAEPALPAAIPGACIEYEITVENTGPVAAETITLSDTLPNHLTFVAAELGSNWDGPPTLTTPGCPSPSCQVLIEDGVLNANTTATITIRATIN
- a CDS encoding DUF11 domain-containing protein, translated to MIPNPFRTLALSTALAVFAGGAMAQTAPNTVVTNTIDLTYNSGANTDAVTQNDAASVTFNVDRKVDVVVAALTGSGVFNAVPGQEVTLSYRVQNEGNDTQGFVIGVVDGGNIGVAGGLTYSETATTTEGEYYVMISTDGTVAGGTVYNVTDGLSAGDLNAGEEYYVLIIANVPIGATDGQLDDFIVTATATTAVGNTPVVEDRSQGLTGVNTVFVDAASDSTRTSSEIDPATNGKAADETRILITAPVIVAEKTVVVLDENLPGSTFDCAAGGTATGSPLAAIPGACLEYTIEIRNDSTENGGTAAGTLEITDVIPANTTYAGHTPNDFTITENGTPVTSIIAELATLAAGETKSFTIRVTID